A genomic stretch from Oncorhynchus gorbuscha isolate QuinsamMale2020 ecotype Even-year linkage group LG20, OgorEven_v1.0, whole genome shotgun sequence includes:
- the loxa gene encoding protein-lysine 6-oxidase gives MGVRSFVTLYACAHVCLFVCILQTVQSQRNPPETRPGNNQAAGTLRQTIQWAHNGKVFSLLSHGSEYRPPKQRGADKEQVQERPVTIISDGEAKKPSDSSKPLPSSIHTVSGAGARPRWIPPRVSRPPRGRGQGHQQQDAHPSGLAETKANGTTNGTQDKPSPSPRREDMMAGDDPYNPYKTSDSDNPYYNYYDVYESPRRRERPGYGTRYHQNGLPDLVPDAYYIQASAYVQRVPMYNLRCANEENCLSSSAYRARDYDTRMLLRFPQRVKNQGTADFLPSRPRYSWEWHSCHQHYHSMDEFSHYDLLDSGGRSVAEGHKASFCLEDSSCDYGYYRRFACTSHTQGLSPGCYDTYNADIDCQWIDITDVKPGNYVLKISVNPSYQVPESDYSNNIVRCEVRYTGNYAYVSGCHVSHY, from the exons ATGGGAGTGCGTTCATTTGTCACGCTTTATGCGTGTGCGCACGTATGTTTATTCGTTTGCATACTGCAAACTGTCCAATCTCAGCGGAATCCACCAGAGACAAGGCCAGGAAATAACCAAGCCGCAGGTACATTACGGCAGACAATACAATGGGCGCACAATGGTAAAGTTTTTAGCCTTCTGAGTCACGGCTCGGAATATCGACCACCAAAGCAAAGAGGCGCCGATAAAGAGCAAGTCCAAGAGagacctgtcaccatcattagcGATGGGGAAGCCAAAAAACCCTCTGATTCATCGAAACCGCTTCCCTCATCTATTCACACAGTGTCCGGCGCAGGAGCGCGCCCGCGCTGGATACCACCTCGAGTTTCAAGGCCCCCTAGGGGACGGGGACAGGGGCACCAGCAACAGGATGCCCATCCAAGTGGCCTTGCAGAAACGAAGGCAAATGGCACGACGAATGGGACACAGGACAAACCGTCACCATCGCCGAGAAGAGAAGACATGATGGCAGGAGATGATCCTTACAACCCATACAAGACCTCAGATTCAGATAATCCTTACTACAATTACTATGACGTGTACGAGAGTCCCAGGCGCAGAGAGAGACCTGGATATGGCACAAGGTACCATCAGAACG GTCTGCCTGATCTTGTGCCAGATGCATACTACATTCAAGCCTCTGCATATGTCCAGAGAGTTCCTATGTACAACCTCCGATGTGCAAATGAAGAGAACTGCTTGTCAAG TTCAGCCTACAGAGCAAGAGACTATGACACCCGCATGCTTCTGAGGTTCCCACAACGTGTGAAGAACCAGGGGACAGCTGACTTCCTGCCAAGCAGACCGCGCTACTCCTGGGAATGGCACAGTTGTCACCA ACATTACCACAGCATGGACGAGTTCAGCCACTATGACCTGCTGGATTCCGGTGGGAGGAGTGTGGCTGAGGGACACAAGGCCAGCTTCTGCCTGGAGGACAGCTCCTGTGACTACGGCTACTACAGACGCTTTGCTTGCACCTCACACACCCAG GGCCTTAGTCCAGGATGTTATGATACCTATAACGCAGACATCGACTGCCAGTGGATTGATATTACAGATGTGAAACCTGGGAACTATGTCCTGAAG ATCAGTGTGAACCCCAGCTATCAGGTTCCAGAGTCTGACTACAGCAACAACATTGTGCGCTGTGAGGTCCGCTATACTGGCAACTACGCCTATGTGTCAGGATGTCACGTCTCACA CTATTAA